Proteins from a genomic interval of Antedon mediterranea chromosome 5, ecAntMedi1.1, whole genome shotgun sequence:
- the LOC140048954 gene encoding histone H3, translating to MARTKQTARKSTGGKAPRKQLATKAARKSAPATGGVKKPHRYRPGTVALREIRRYQKSTELLIRKLPFQRLVREIAQDFKTDLRFQSSAVMALQEASEAYLVGLFEDTNLCAIHAKRVTIMPKDIQLARRIRGERA from the coding sequence ATGGCTCGTACTAAGCAAACTGCCCGTAAATCTACTGGAGGAAAAGCTCCTCGAAAACAACTTGCTACCAAGGCAGCACGAAAGAGTGCACCAGCTACCGGTGGAGTGAAGAAACCTCATCGTTACAGGCCTGGGACCGTCGCTCTTCGTGAGATCCGTCGTTACCAAAAAAGTACCGAACTTCTCATCCGAAAGCTCCCGTTCCAACGTCTTGTCCGTGAAATCGCACAAGACTTCAAGACGGATCTTCGATTCCAAAGCTCAGCTGTCATGGCTCTTCAGGAGGCGAGCGAAGCATACTTGGTCGGTCTTTTCGAAGACACCAACTTGTGCGCCATCCACGCTAAACGTGTAACCATCATGCCTAAAGACATTCAGCTAGCCCGTCGTATCCGTGGTGAACGTGCATAA
- the LOC140048576 gene encoding histone H2B, gonadal-like: MPPKTSGKAAKKAGKAKAVRATDKKRKRKRKESYSIYIYKVLKQVHPDTGISSRAMGIMNSFVNDIFERIAGEASRLAHYNKKSTITSREVQTAVRLLLPGELAKHAVSEGTKAVTKYTSSK; encoded by the coding sequence atgccaCCAAAAACTTCAGGAAAAGCTGCCAAGAAAGCCGGTAAGGCTAAAGCTGTAAGAGCAACAGACAAGAAGAGGAAACGTAAACGAAAGGAAAGCTACAGCATCTACATCTACAAGGTGTTGAAGCAAGTTCACCCAGACACCGGTATCTCAAGCAGAGCCATGGGAATCATGAACAGTTTCGTTAACGACATTTTCGAACGTATTGCTGGAGAAGCATCTCGTCTTGCTCACTACAACAAGAAATCTACCATAACCAGTAGAGAAGTCCAAACCGCTGTCCGTTTATTGCTTCCGGGTGAATTGGCTAAACATGCCGTTTCTGAAGGTACCAAGGCTGTCACCAAATACACTAGCTCAAAGTAG
- the LOC140048569 gene encoding histone H2A-like: MSGRGKGGKAKGKAKSRSSRAGLQFPVGRVHRFLRKGNYASRVGAGAPVYMAAVLEYLTAEILELAGNAARDNKKSRIIPRHLQLAIRNDEELNRLLGSVTIAQGGVLPNIQAVLLPKKTQAKAK; encoded by the coding sequence ATGTCTGGACGTGGTAAAGGAGGCAAAGCTAAAGGAAAGGCCAAAAGCCGATCAAGCCGTGCTGGACTTCAGTTTCCAGTCGGTCGTGTTCATCGATTTTTGCGAAAGGGTAACTACGCATCTCGTGTCGGTGCCGGTGCCCCAGTGTACATGGCCGCCGTACTTGAGTACTTGACTGCCGAAATTTTAGAGTTGGCTGGTAACGCTGCCCGTGACAACAAGAAGAGCAGAATCATCCCCCGTCATCTGCAACTTGCCATCCGTAATGACGAAGAATTAAACCGTCTTCTCGGAAGTGTAACCATTGCACAGGGAGGGGTATTGCCAAACATCCAGGCTGTACTTCTACCAAAGAAGACTCAAGCTAAAGCCAAGTAA